From Thermoflexus sp.:
GGTGCGGGTGCGGAACCGGTGCCGCCGGTGCGGCCGGCCCCGCGCATATATCCGACGGTTTGCGCTGTGCCGGATCTGTTTTCGGGAGCTGGCCCTCCAGGGGCTGATCCCCGGCGTTCGCAAGGCCAGCTGGTAAACTTTCGGCCATTCCAGGTTTCTGCGTGGGAAAGGCGCTGGGCGCCCGATGAGGAATATCTGGACAGGAGTGAAAACGATGAGCGCTGTGACGGATCCGATTGCCGACATGCTCACCCGGATTCGAAACGCTTCTATGGTGGGGCACAGCCGGGTGGCTATCCCCAGTTCCAAGATTAAAGTGGCCATCGCCCGGGTGCTCAAAGAGGAGGGTTACATTGAAGATTTCGAGGTGACGAATGATCAGCCACAGCCGAAGCTGGTCATTAAATTGAAATACATCGGCGAGCGCCGTTCCCGAAAGCCGGCGATCTCAGGTCTGAAGCGGGTGAGCAAACCGGGCCGTCGGGTGTATGTCGGCAAGGAGGATATCCCCCTGGTGATGAGCGGGATGGGAATTGCAATCCTCTCCACTCCAAAGGGCATTCTGACGGATAAGCAGGCCCGCCGCCTGGGCGTCGGCGGCGAGGTCATCTGTTATGTCTGGTAAGGGGAGGGAACCGTGTCGCGTGTGGGCAAGAAACCGATCCCGATCCCACCCGGGGTCCAGGTGCGGATCGAAGGCTCAACGGTGACGGTGAGCGGGCCGAAGGGAACCCTGACGCAGACTTTCCACCCGTCCATGCAGATCGCCATTGAGGACGGCCATCTGGTCGTGCGACGGCCATCGGATGATCGGAAGCATAAGGCCCTCCATGGCCTGACCCGAGCCTTGCTGGCGAACATGGTGACCGGAGTGACCCAGGGGTTCCAGCAGCATCTGCGCATTGAGGGCGTGGGCTATCGGGCGGAGCCTATGGGGAAGGCCATCGTGTTATATCTGGGGTATTCCCATCCGATTATTGTGGAACCCCCTGAGGGGATCACCTTTGAAGTCAACACGCGGGATCGGATCATCACCGTCTCGGGGATCGATAAACAGCTGGTGGGCCAGGTGGCGGCCAAAATCCGGGCCCTGCGCCCGCCGGAGCCTTACAAGGGCAAGGGGATCCGTTATACCTACTGGAAAGGCGATCATTGGGAGGACGAGCCCATCCGGCGTAAGGCGGGAAAGGCCGGCAAGGCCAAGTGATTCGAAAGGGGATCGCCTTGAACCCATCCAGCGTAGCCCTGCGGATGAAATACGGGGCTCTGTGGTGAGACCGATCGGATATGGAGCGGATTTTCTTCTGAGGGTTTTCAGTACCCTTGAATCCGCGAAAACCCTCAGAGGGGAGGAAGCGATGGGAATCCTCGGGCTCAGGGATAGAATCCTGGCCCTCGGGAGGGATAGTCGATGAGCTGGGAACATCCACGGGATGAAGGGCGTCGGCGACGGCATCGGCGGGTTCGAAAAAAGGTTTTCGGCACTCCGGAGCGACCTCGGCTTTCGGTCTTCCGGAGCCTGAAGCACATTTACGCCCAGATCATTGATGACACCCGGGGAGTCACCCTGGCGGCGGCCTCCACGCTCGATCCTGAGCTTCGGGGGCAGCTGGATGGCCTGACCAAGACGGAGAAGGCCCGTCTGGTGGGTCGCCTGATCGCTCAGCGGGCTCTGGCGAAAGGGATCCGTAAGGTCGTGTTCGATCGAGGGGGCTATAAATACCACGGCCGGGTGAAGGCCCTGGCCGATGCGGCCCGCGAGGCCGGGTTGGAGTTCTAAGCAGCCCTGACTCATCCGTGATGGAGTAAAAGGAGCTCACAAGGCGAGGTGGCAATGGCGGAGATCCGGGAAGTTCCCAC
This genomic window contains:
- a CDS encoding type Z 30S ribosomal protein S14 codes for the protein MIYREMRRKYKVRVRNRCRRCGRPRAYIRRFALCRICFRELALQGLIPGVRKASW
- the rpsH gene encoding 30S ribosomal protein S8, translating into MSAVTDPIADMLTRIRNASMVGHSRVAIPSSKIKVAIARVLKEEGYIEDFEVTNDQPQPKLVIKLKYIGERRSRKPAISGLKRVSKPGRRVYVGKEDIPLVMSGMGIAILSTPKGILTDKQARRLGVGGEVICYVW
- the rplF gene encoding 50S ribosomal protein L6; the protein is MSRVGKKPIPIPPGVQVRIEGSTVTVSGPKGTLTQTFHPSMQIAIEDGHLVVRRPSDDRKHKALHGLTRALLANMVTGVTQGFQQHLRIEGVGYRAEPMGKAIVLYLGYSHPIIVEPPEGITFEVNTRDRIITVSGIDKQLVGQVAAKIRALRPPEPYKGKGIRYTYWKGDHWEDEPIRRKAGKAGKAK
- the rplR gene encoding 50S ribosomal protein L18 — its product is MSWEHPRDEGRRRRHRRVRKKVFGTPERPRLSVFRSLKHIYAQIIDDTRGVTLAAASTLDPELRGQLDGLTKTEKARLVGRLIAQRALAKGIRKVVFDRGGYKYHGRVKALADAAREAGLEF